The stretch of DNA TCGGAGGCAATGCTGGGTATCAGCATAACCAAATTATTGAACTTAGTATTAATTAACTTGGGAGCTGCAAAACTTTTAGTATTATTCAACTTGGGAGCTGCAGAACTTTTAGTATTATTCAACTTGGGAGCTGCAGAACTTTCTAGGACTCAAACATTAGGATGTAATTCTTCTGATGCAAGCATGTGATCATAAACGTGGTGGGCTGTAACGAGCATTCTGATACACCAATCTGTTTAGAGTTGCTAAATAGTTTGGACGGGCGCATTGAGCTAGGAGACATTCTATTTACGGTAGTATCACGACAGTGCTGTGCAGGAGCATTCCAGTCAAGCAGCACACACAAAGCACGGAAATATAGGGGACGCGAGCATAGGATGCTACTGTCGCAAGTCGCGGGTAGTCCCAGTAAGGGAGGAAACAATGCACGGGCGCTATTGGCGGACACCCATTGATTGTAGGACTCCGCAGATAGTCAACACTTACCAGTGCCCATGAAGGGGACGAAATCATCCACGGTGACCTCGACGCCCATCTCCGCGAAGACGTCGACGCCAGCCTGCCGCGAGGGCTCCTCGCTGTTGCAGAGCACGCCGTCCATGTCGAAGAGCACAGCGGAGACCTTCCCCCAGGCAGGCCCCTCCGCCACCTCCGTCCGCGGAGAAGATGGggacggcggggaggcggctgcggcggcgatgacgacaccgcgccgcccgcgtcgcTGGAGCTGCATAGCCGCCGATAGGGGCTtcgggaggaggagcgggcggggaggcggcgcctGGGAGGAGGGAGGGTAGTGGCGGGACgcgaggaggcggtggaggctTCCCGAGGAAGGCGCGAGGTGCCGCGCCATGGCTGCTGCTTGGCTTTGGGTGGGGCTCGCCGCGGTCGGGAGCGAGCGGTatcggcgcggcggggcggcgggtcGTGGGCGATGGTTTTTGTGGAGGGACACGTCTCGTGGGCTCTcgtggctgcgccgccgcgccgcacgaGTGGAGCGGATGAGTGGACCCGTGGACGCGGTGCGCTGCAGCTCTGCTGCTCGCGCTTGTCCAGTGGCGGACACGTTGGCCCCGTGTGTTGCCTTATCTAGCCGTGATCAACTCCAATCACACAAAAGAAAGACGTTCCAGGTGAAATCACAAATGCGACCGACCGACTGGCAATAAACAAATATGCCCAAAAGTTGGGAAAATGGGATGGAAAATAGAGCGAGACCATCGGCAGTGGAAGGAATATGCTCCAGCGATGTTCGTCTAGAAGTTTCATGCCTGCATATGGTATCTCCGTTATTTGGGTTAACTGATAGCTACTCCACTCTTAAACAAAAAACTGATAGCTACTCCATGTTTTTCTAATGGGAAAAAAGTGGTCATAGCATCAAAATATTGTGGAGTTCAATAAaattgaattttttattttatgattttttaatgATTTACTGtgttttttcaaagattcaaccgAAGTacacataaaagaaaaacatcCAGAGAGATTATGTGTCCAGTTTTAAAGAGATGAGGGAGCAATTATGTCCGATTTTGTAGTTGAATGAGGAAAAACAGACTTTTACGATAAATGAGGGAGGTAAAGAGGACCTTTCCCATTTTATTATAATGTTTTTATAATTCACCAGCTAGGTAGGAGTAAGTGACAATTCATAGAGATTTTATTGAAAGGTCTCAAAAGAACTTTTAGCCTTTAAAAGGTTTTGCCGCGCTGCTATAATAAGGTTTCTACTCATAAAAAACTACACTAGAGGAATGCAATAGGAGAGAAAAGTGCTCTTCACCAAATCACCAGCGGCCTCATTCTCTCAGTTTTAATTTTTTGGGGTGTTATGGTGCTCTAATTGGATTTGATTATGTGTCTCATGAGGGATGTAACAAACTTGTAAGTTTGGGTTGTTTGTGCGCTTGTGTTTAGCGGTGTGAGTAGACCAAAGTTCATGCACCAATACTACCGTGCACATTGTGAGGAGCTGCTCAGGCGCTCATTTCACAAACATCTGCAGCTCCCTTGTTCCTCATTGCTTAATTGTCTCTGTAAACGTTTCAGCTTTAGGGAATGTATTCCCCCATTTCAAAAAGTAGAGGTGCAAATTCGTGACCTTAGATGTACCTCCAacctttttagttcaaatatttatGCTATTTTTCTAAAATAAGGATCATATTTTGGAGAAGTAATACAAATATTTGAATTAAGGAGGATAAGTGTCATCAATTTACACCCCTACCAAAAAAATGCACTCTCGCTTCCCGAGGAGTCAAATAATTTGAAATTTGATCAAGTTTCtataaaataatattaacaTTTATGTTACATAATAAGTGTATCATTATATTAATtatgtaatatatttttatgctaaatctttttttttgaacgaacggcaCTCGACGAGTGCGTTTCTATTGATATTACTAAATCTATTTGGACATATAGATGTTAGTATTTTTAAAAAACTTGATAAAAGTTTTGAATTCTTGGGTAAAGAGAGTTGCATTCTTTCTGAAATAGGAGTATATACTTATTTAACAAAAATTGGTTCCATAAAGAATTGCGTCTAATTGCCTGAGTTAAGGTCTATTCGTTTTCAGGTAGGCTGAAGACGGCCAAAAGCGATCCTGCCCTTCCAAGGTAGCTActacccctctctctctcttctcccacCGGAAAACCATTGTTAACGAGGGGTAAAGATGTCATTTGTATACCCCTTGGCTAAACTTTAGTAGTTTAGTTCATGgaaacaaataataataataataataataataataataataataataataataataataataataatagggACTGAAGTTTAGCCGTCCTGTCTAATATTTAAACAGATTTTAAGTCTAACTTGTCTCCGTGTTTTTCCGATGAGCATGGATATACAAACAAGCCTCGTGGTCCTCAAGAGTCGAGAAACACAGGGCCTGCAACAGAAAAAAGGGCAAGTAAACGGATCGCAACCACCCTCTTGAGCTCTTCGCGACCAGGCCTTCAACAAAAAGTTAAGAAAAAGGATCCAAGGAAGTTAGACACAGCCTTACAAGGTTTCATAAAGGTTCATATGACACGACACTGTATTATAGAAGATTCAGGAGTGTGTAAAAATAATAATCAAATCTGCTTCCAATCCAAGTTTATCTTTCAACAGTATCTCAAATGTGCTGCCTTGTCAGGGAGCTGGAACTCAGACTGTGACAGTAGTTACATTTGAACTACTTTCCCTTAAAGAAAAATGAACGGCTGGCTTTCACCGAGAAGTGAGAATCTTTCTGATTTTTCCGTTGAGAAAGAGCCTCATCAATTCGAACAAGAAAAGGAGAGACTCCAATTGAAAACACCTGAATGGGCAGCATCGAGGCAATCTTTTCAATATTCTCATCAGGGGGGCAGGTATACAATACACGCACGCCTCAAGGTCCGCGTGAACCAACCACAGACAAATCACATCCCATCTCTCGGTGTCACCAACCAAACCAAGGAAGagattcgcaaaaaaaaaaacaacgcaCAATGCTCTGCCTCTGCAAGCAGTTGAGAGTTTTCAGAGAGCGATGCCTTCCAAGTCGACCAAGAGCACTCTGGCGAGCGCCTCGATCCCCACGCCTTCGTCGCCGTCCCCTCCGCCGGCGACACGGATCATGGCGCGCACCTCCTCGTCCGCCGCGGGCATCCCGGCCCACGCGAGGTACGCCTTGAGGTCCTCGAACCCGACCTTGCCGTCCCCGTCCCGGTCCATGAGCCGGAACGCGTCCTCCATCGCGGACCGCCCCGCGGCGCCCCCCGCGCGGGCGGCCAGCAGGCGCTCGAACTCGTCGTACTGCACGAAGCCGTCGCGGTCGGCGTCCGCGGCCGCGATCATGGCCgcgaggtcgtcgtcgtcgaaccGCCCCCCGGCGGTGGCGTAGAAGGTCTTGAGGTCCTCCCGGCTGATGCGGCCGTCCCGGTCCGCGTCCAGCACGTCGAACGCCGGCCTCaggtcgccgccgacgcccgcggcggcggagaggtcgAGGCCCAGGTACCTGCCCGTGGGACACATGGTCTCGTCCGCtgcggcgcgaggaggcgggGGTGCGGTGGGGGAGAAAGAAATCTCGGGAACAGTCCGCACTCTAGCTCCCTGGATCCAAAATGGCGCGCTGCTTTTGCGGAGGTCGCGGGCTAATCGCGGGTTGTGCTATTCCCAGCCGGAGGGGGGTGGCCGCGATTTATAGAGGCGGGGGGATGGAGTGTCCCGTCATCGAGGACGTTGCTCGCCGGGCCGCTCGCGGACCCGGTGCAGGAGCGGGCGGGCTCCATCACGCTGACGCCGTGGGCCCCGTCGCTCTTGCTGCTCCGGGGCCGTGAGTCCGGTGCAGGGACGAGCGGTGGACGAGGCGTTCGGGAGACGCTGACATGTCAACGCGGCCGGGAGACGCTCGTATTAATTGGTTGATGATTTGTTTGGTTGGCTTGACCGCGCGAGATCTCAGATCTGAcgcgagagagagggggagaaaGCTTGCGGCGCAAGGAGCTCTCGCTTTGACGTGGGGCAGGGGTCCCGCGGGGTTGGACCAGGCCAAACGGAAAGACGTGTAGGGTGACGTCATGAGGTCAGTCGTCTTCCGGCGCCGGGCCGCTTCGGCGTCGCATCGCTCTCCGGCTGAGATCTTCGGCTGAGATCTTCCGTGGcttcaggggcgaagccagaccACAAAACCACCGGGTCGGCACACTTAATCACTGGGATCATACGCATGATTGAATAGTATTGAACAGTAGTTTTCCATTGAATTTAGCAAATTCCATCGGTCCGGCGACCCCGGTGGCACAAGGCCCTCCGCCCCTGCGTGGCATCACCGAGTCAGTCGCGCACGGGCCATTGCAATTTCCCGAGACCGTTCCCGCTCGTTACCATGAGCTCGCTGCAGTTGCTTTCGGGGCGGGAAAACAGGAGCTGACCAGTGATCAACAGTAACAGCGAGTGCCAGCACATGTGTGTTTTTAGGTGCAAAAAGTTGCGTGGCTGGCAACATCGCCGTCTTACATTTAAAATACAGAAGCCGCATCATTTTATTTAGCCGAAATtcactttctctctctctctctctctctctctctctctctctctctctctctctctctctctctctctctcaagccTCGACGCAATTTAGCTGTTGGTTTCTTCTAGTCCGAACACCATGGGTTCCCACTACCCATCATTTGTCCATTTTGGACTTCGGTCAGTGTTGGCATGCGGAATGGCAATGAAGTTCACATTCCCAATCCCAAATTCTGTGGACCCTCGAGGTGGAATATGATGCTCCTACACCGATGGTAGAGGTTCACGCTGGTCGCTGGGGAATCCGTTAGCGTCAGATGCTCAGCTCTCAGCAGGTCACGATTACTACTCCGAGAGAACAAGTCACATGTCCCGGCACGAACGGCGATTGCCCGGTGGCCGGCGCGCATATATGCCTGGACGAGAAGGACGCGACGTGGTCACTTGAGAGACGGATGAGTGAATGTGATCGATCCCGGGGCGACAAATGCTAGGACTGAGAGGAGATGACCACCGCCTACCGCTCACATGCCGTCCGCTACTCGACAAGCGTCAGACAGGTCCAAATAGATTCGGTGCGCGCCGGCACTCTCACGGCGTGGCTCGCCGTAGGACGGCGGTGGAGGTAGGACGACGTGTGTTCACATGTGGCAGGCAAAAAGCGTGACCGGACGTTACGTGAGCTGACTAGGGAGAGGGCCACTGGTACCTAGCAAGAGCGGCTTCTATTTGTATCGATCTAGGTCGA from Panicum virgatum strain AP13 chromosome 9K, P.virgatum_v5, whole genome shotgun sequence encodes:
- the LOC120652590 gene encoding calcium-binding protein CP1-like, with translation MCPTGRYLGLDLSAAAGVGGDLRPAFDVLDADRDGRISREDLKTFYATAGGRFDDDDLAAMIAAADADRDGFVQYDEFERLLAARAGGAAGRSAMEDAFRLMDRDGDGKVGFEDLKAYLAWAGMPAADEEVRAMIRVAGGGDGDEGVGIEALARVLLVDLEGIAL